The following proteins are encoded in a genomic region of Mycoplasma sp. NEAQ87857:
- the mip gene encoding Ig-specific serine endopeptidase MIP, translated as MQIKNKLKTFLLVFSGCASLTAIACANTKTTAPNNGDKPTNPGNGTGDKPKNPGDQKPGNSNPKNPDNVVNNPGGNPGGNPGGNPGNGGRNPGTIDNRPKPPVVDTPNGPILNPDYTLENYVTNPDQPNYNDIEKELKRYEQYEKAYLKELKNQFTNEPFSPDKFSEATISKFNNIAKNKYFSFFEDSYYKNFSVIKNDNKLELNPVGQYLRKKPYGPNADRIDRGRARYVPNEKYKDILLQSFSIGFNNYNNDLDALSKRVSALNIEIQSANNKLTPSKQKAPFENVSPGRLEFGTAWILDYSTDPKDMSNGYPTKWYVATNLHVAIALIKAANDPKYPYTNLPKLKEEADQLTTAFDRLKAAYDKYYEALYKMLDAEKYGQNSDQYIKASQEEKAATDEYTEANNAYKVATSKIKGQTNSITINRFNKNTPLNQTLETTDKAFSVDTFELRPDQVNIVYAGVNFLNINPSSYLSANSKYAPLQEMADFAILELDFSKQTNLQYRSNESLTPEGLGVATEKTALSASNYAQLVTNNFANWPEDKKPKFANYDLFEKYYQLQNQPTNVTLTNGRNVKTEKINTDFYALGFPNAASDNQIDQTGWLESQKKQLRFTTSLWVNKPKDPSITFNDQGYGLSNSLGLRNYAQYRGITDIFITNPIIQNNKEEPAFDVGNFKEKGGDYQGRAYLNYGLGYSLSAWQPLQGASGSSVRTGDNRLLAITYGSGDSFGNSKVSISQAFRSNGFNYSGAYGDYNLEQYDLIYGGGRNQRTSYRQELLKIYPESTFKTHLFPNGLNTVPDEYKFNNNK; from the coding sequence ATGCAAATTAAAAATAAATTAAAAACTTTTTTACTTGTTTTTAGTGGTTGTGCTTCATTAACCGCTATAGCATGTGCTAATACCAAAACAACTGCTCCAAATAATGGAGATAAACCAACAAATCCTGGTAATGGAACAGGTGATAAACCAAAAAACCCAGGAGATCAAAAACCAGGTAATTCAAATCCAAAAAATCCTGATAACGTAGTGAACAACCCTGGAGGCAATCCTGGAGGAAATCCTGGAGGAAACCCAGGAAATGGTGGAAGAAATCCTGGAACCATTGATAATAGACCAAAACCACCAGTTGTAGATACACCTAATGGACCTATATTAAATCCTGATTACACACTTGAAAACTATGTTACTAATCCAGATCAACCAAACTATAATGATATTGAAAAAGAATTAAAAAGATATGAGCAATATGAAAAAGCTTATTTAAAAGAATTAAAAAATCAATTTACTAATGAACCTTTTTCACCAGATAAATTTAGTGAAGCTACTATTTCAAAATTCAATAATATTGCTAAAAACAAATATTTTTCTTTCTTTGAAGATTCATACTACAAAAACTTTAGTGTCATCAAAAATGACAACAAACTAGAATTAAATCCTGTAGGTCAATACTTACGTAAAAAACCTTATGGTCCTAATGCTGATAGAATTGATCGTGGTAGAGCTAGATATGTACCTAATGAAAAATATAAAGACATCTTACTTCAAAGTTTTTCAATAGGATTTAATAACTACAATAATGATTTAGATGCTTTATCTAAACGTGTAAGTGCATTAAATATAGAAATACAATCTGCAAATAACAAATTAACACCTTCAAAACAAAAAGCACCATTTGAAAATGTAAGTCCTGGTAGATTAGAATTTGGTACTGCTTGAATCTTGGATTATAGTACTGATCCAAAAGATATGTCAAATGGTTATCCAACTAAATGATATGTAGCAACTAACCTTCATGTTGCCATTGCTTTAATTAAAGCTGCTAATGATCCTAAATATCCTTATACTAATCTTCCAAAATTAAAAGAAGAAGCAGATCAATTAACTACTGCGTTTGATAGGTTAAAGGCTGCTTATGATAAGTACTATGAAGCATTATATAAAATGCTTGATGCTGAAAAATATGGTCAAAATAGTGATCAATATATAAAAGCTTCACAAGAAGAAAAAGCTGCAACTGATGAATATACTGAGGCTAATAATGCTTATAAAGTAGCTACTTCAAAAATTAAAGGACAAACCAATTCAATTACTATTAATCGTTTTAACAAAAATACACCTTTAAATCAAACTTTAGAAACTACTGATAAAGCCTTTAGTGTTGATACTTTTGAATTAAGACCTGATCAAGTTAATATAGTTTATGCTGGAGTAAACTTCTTAAATATTAATCCTAGTTCATATTTATCTGCTAATAGTAAATATGCCCCATTACAAGAAATGGCAGATTTTGCTATTTTAGAACTTGATTTTAGCAAACAAACTAACTTACAATATCGTAGTAATGAAAGCTTAACACCTGAAGGATTAGGAGTAGCTACTGAAAAAACTGCTTTAAGTGCTTCTAACTATGCTCAATTAGTAACCAATAACTTTGCTAATTGACCTGAAGACAAAAAACCTAAATTTGCTAATTATGATTTATTTGAAAAATATTATCAACTTCAAAATCAACCTACAAATGTAACTTTAACTAATGGTAGAAATGTTAAAACAGAAAAAATTAATACTGATTTTTATGCTTTAGGATTCCCTAATGCTGCAAGTGATAACCAAATAGATCAAACTGGTTGATTAGAATCACAAAAGAAACAATTAAGATTCACAACTAGTTTATGAGTTAATAAACCTAAAGATCCTTCTATTACATTCAATGATCAAGGATATGGTCTAAGCAATTCTTTAGGTCTTAGAAATTATGCTCAATACCGTGGAATTACTGATATCTTTATTACTAACCCTATTATTCAGAACAATAAAGAAGAACCTGCATTTGATGTAGGAAACTTTAAAGAAAAAGGTGGAGATTATCAAGGTAGAGCATACTTAAACTATGGTTTAGGTTATTCTTTAAGTGCTTGACAACCACTTCAAGGAGCTAGTGGAAGCAGTGTAAGAACTGGAGATAATAGATTGCTTGCTATTACTTATGGTTCAGGAGATAGTTTTGGTAATTCTAAAGTTTCGATTAGTCAAGCTTTTAGAAGTAATGGATTTAATTACAGTGGAGCTTATGGTGATTATAATCTTGAACAATATGACTTGATATATGGAGGAGGTAGAAATCAAAGAACTTCATATAGACAAGAATTGTTAAAAATTTATCCCGAATCAACCTTTAAGACACATTTATTTCCTAATGGTTTAAATACAGTACCTGATGAATACAAATTTAATAACAATAAATAA
- a CDS encoding MSC_0618 family F1-like ATPase beta subunit, with translation MSAKISKIWTDVVEITFEKEELPKFNTILKTADNLATFIVKKIIDNNTLYAIVIENNTSLAIDDEIITTNNSFMVPVGQKAKGHIFDVNGNSLNQPDKELFKVEMDSTVIANDDYSTEPVIMETGIKAIDFFIPILKGSKIGIFGGAGVGKTVLMKEMIFNLSQTQKRTSSIFIGAGERSREGVELYNDLKSSDLMKNSIMYISKMNESAGSRMNIVPVGVTAAEYLRDHDKENVLLFIDNIFRFLQAGNEVSASLDKKPSLGGYQATLNTDISLIENRLFTNKNGAITSFQTVFLPMDDLSDPSAVAVFNHLNGSLVLSREVTAKNIYPAFDPLESISASVKPEIIGQKHYDAILETKKILQRHKELEDVILILGIDELDDESKIIVKKALQLQNFFSQYFFTTEHFTHEKGVFVPMEETVDSVTRILSGEFIDVNPIEFLYISSVNDLKK, from the coding sequence ATGAGTGCTAAAATTTCTAAAATTTGAACTGATGTTGTTGAAATTACTTTTGAAAAAGAAGAATTACCTAAATTCAACACCATTTTAAAAACAGCTGATAATTTAGCAACTTTTATTGTTAAAAAAATTATTGACAATAATACTTTATATGCTATTGTAATTGAAAACAATACTTCTTTAGCTATTGATGATGAAATTATTACAACTAATAATTCATTTATGGTACCTGTTGGACAAAAAGCTAAAGGTCATATTTTTGATGTTAATGGTAATTCATTAAATCAACCAGATAAAGAGCTATTTAAAGTTGAAATGGATTCAACTGTTATTGCTAATGATGATTATTCAACTGAACCTGTAATTATGGAAACAGGAATTAAAGCAATTGACTTTTTCATTCCGATTTTAAAAGGTTCTAAAATTGGGATCTTTGGTGGAGCTGGAGTTGGAAAAACAGTTTTAATGAAGGAAATGATTTTCAACTTATCTCAAACTCAAAAAAGAACTTCATCAATCTTTATTGGTGCAGGAGAACGTTCTAGAGAAGGGGTTGAGCTATATAACGATCTTAAATCATCAGATTTAATGAAAAACTCAATTATGTACATTTCTAAAATGAACGAAAGTGCTGGATCAAGAATGAACATTGTGCCTGTTGGGGTTACTGCTGCTGAATATTTAAGAGATCATGATAAAGAAAATGTTTTATTATTCATTGATAACATCTTTAGATTCCTTCAAGCAGGAAACGAAGTTTCTGCTTCGTTAGATAAAAAACCATCACTTGGAGGATATCAAGCAACTTTAAATACTGATATTTCTTTAATTGAAAACAGATTATTCACTAATAAAAATGGAGCTATTACTTCATTCCAAACAGTTTTCTTACCAATGGATGATTTATCTGATCCTTCTGCTGTTGCGGTATTTAACCACTTAAATGGTTCATTGGTGCTTTCAAGGGAAGTTACAGCTAAAAATATTTATCCTGCATTTGATCCATTAGAATCAATTTCTGCTAGTGTAAAACCTGAAATTATTGGGCAAAAACACTATGATGCAATTTTAGAAACTAAAAAAATTCTACAAAGACACAAAGAACTTGAAGATGTTATTTTAATTTTAGGTATTGATGAATTAGATGATGAATCAAAAATCATTGTTAAAAAAGCTTTACAATTACAAAACTTCTTCTCTCAATATTTCTTCACTACAGAACACTTTACCCATGAAAAAGGGGTATTTGTACCAATGGAAGAAACTGTTGATTCAGTTACTAGAATTCTAAGTGGAGAATTTATTGATGTTAACCCTATTGAATTTTTATACATTAGTTCTGTTAATGATTTAAAAAAGTAG
- a CDS encoding MIP family Ig-specific serine endopeptidase yields MKNLKQKALFLIAANVLSGSLILSSCANNYQITNDLSKDKKNNTITNDQIKIGEIKNDIAKVLIDIQTTKKDLVTIKGEVINQQTKVAEAYKLFEPLQAQYNTLDSEKEKLVNDLKALLSKDSATQVETINQKIKNIEYDIQTINFKITQADNDIESNNNLIQRNKRTKTSNTTAIARLQTEINQLKQKIQTKEASTPLNSSEIIANNRRRINTLNTLIRDLQNQLRNLTSSDSNAITNARDNLAKAKQLKAQLESQITNITETITLNQELFTSIATVKTFIKNFINTTFTSNPEVSSLFDTYVLDWFDTSVNNSSIGVVYNESLNNFIEVVRYFILALFNENTRRQPISGAISSSIQRKRIRNALLTLTSNQQAIINQKTEEIRTFWTNLQTQIEPVKAALAKEIEKLKPIDDVIGSNNSNLGDFDSLLNSKLTEARDQLNQANNIIKQNTRVLDNNDQSDKSARIQALQDEIAQKQQELDQLNQSLQTDNELSSLKNDLAFKERQLESYNQQNTNLDQEIADAEQKITQLTTAKQDLTTQRTSLQQQRTELTNSLRNYNPSTDNTEITNLKNRIKLLNDRFDYQEYNDKNNAYKEVKRELVKLEHKQNIIQNSLNNLDNRLSNLKRQLTDIENQTDSSNSPVNKKNKDQKFPVFPNPIEKPKNDNGLGNGNQPGNTNPGGNNQGDNGNTRENSHPENGNQGGSSNMGSSNQGGGENNRGTNPPQPPVIPPFFNQNYTKQNSYPDYISRYNSKFVSAETIYQEIYDRTFSLQLPTRLNDPTLSNDILSNNQGTGWLLDYHRYTNTNKYKLFIATNLHVLGNFSNANSQQVLNELNYVDPTGNTPAGVALGKTEHTPTSFASIPNLSYSQFINQRGGSVKYYGSEQFFTTDRGFSSTYNSTTYTPNVYTSSPQIVFAAVDYISDKAYNQFKPMIDTLWNTYKQQYPDSEAVEGYNKLTNKKIPFYTDFGVIEFDVDLDHADETFRGWINKAVSAVDNYIARTKQSGLPNTLTGSNFMTLDYLSKGRDLSQTNPEYAFGLSNAKNIYIAGYPRNTDGTTLWMQNNPTERNGNTISYFRPPKNVDAFAYSTNDANSKIEVGNISIYTDVWNRPFVDFYGFNYNIRFSSLFFGASGSVAYNDFGEIVGIYNNTSQSTKFGDLLKSATFAPFLQTANISTPIGTIYAYNLIDGTDKNLFPEQTHSFRDNLRLIYKNGFSDGTRTTALFPQGY; encoded by the coding sequence ATGAAGAACTTAAAACAAAAAGCCTTATTTTTAATTGCTGCTAATGTGCTTAGCGGTTCTTTGATTTTGAGTTCATGTGCCAATAATTATCAAATTACAAATGATCTAAGTAAAGATAAGAAAAATAACACAATCACAAATGACCAAATCAAAATTGGTGAAATTAAAAATGATATCGCTAAAGTTTTAATTGATATTCAAACTACTAAAAAAGATTTAGTTACTATTAAAGGAGAAGTAATCAATCAACAAACTAAAGTTGCAGAAGCTTATAAATTATTTGAACCTTTACAAGCTCAATATAATACTTTAGACTCTGAAAAAGAGAAATTAGTTAATGATTTAAAAGCATTATTATCTAAAGACTCTGCAACTCAAGTAGAAACGATTAATCAAAAAATCAAAAATATCGAATACGATATCCAAACAATTAATTTTAAAATAACCCAAGCAGATAATGATATTGAATCAAATAATAATTTGATTCAAAGAAATAAAAGAACTAAAACTTCTAATACTACTGCAATTGCTAGATTACAAACAGAAATTAATCAATTAAAACAAAAAATTCAAACTAAAGAAGCATCTACTCCTTTAAATTCATCAGAAATTATTGCTAATAATAGAAGAAGAATCAATACTTTAAATACCTTAATTAGAGATTTACAAAATCAATTAAGAAATTTAACCTCTTCAGACAGTAATGCTATAACTAATGCTAGAGATAATCTTGCTAAAGCTAAACAATTAAAAGCTCAATTAGAATCTCAAATTACCAATATTACTGAAACTATTACACTCAATCAAGAGTTATTTACTAGTATAGCTACTGTAAAAACTTTTATTAAAAACTTTATTAATACCACCTTTACTTCTAATCCAGAAGTATCAAGTTTATTTGATACTTATGTTTTAGATTGATTTGATACTTCTGTTAATAACTCTTCAATAGGAGTTGTTTATAATGAATCATTAAACAACTTCATAGAAGTTGTAAGATATTTTATTCTTGCTTTATTTAATGAAAATACAAGAAGACAACCAATATCTGGAGCTATTAGTTCTAGTATCCAAAGAAAAAGAATTCGTAATGCATTATTAACCTTAACATCTAATCAACAAGCTATTATTAATCAAAAAACAGAAGAAATTCGTACTTTTTGAACTAATTTACAAACTCAAATTGAACCTGTAAAAGCTGCTTTAGCTAAAGAAATTGAAAAACTAAAACCAATTGATGATGTTATAGGTTCAAACAACTCTAACTTAGGTGATTTTGATAGTTTATTAAACTCAAAACTTACTGAAGCTAGAGATCAATTAAATCAAGCTAACAACATTATTAAACAAAATACTAGAGTATTAGATAATAATGACCAATCTGATAAAAGTGCTAGAATACAAGCATTACAAGATGAAATTGCTCAAAAACAACAAGAATTAGATCAATTAAATCAATCTCTTCAAACTGATAATGAATTATCAAGTTTAAAAAATGATTTAGCTTTTAAAGAAAGACAACTAGAGTCTTACAATCAACAAAACACTAATTTAGATCAAGAAATTGCTGATGCTGAACAAAAAATAACTCAATTAACTACTGCTAAACAAGATTTAACTACTCAAAGAACTTCTTTACAACAACAAAGAACTGAATTAACTAATTCATTAAGAAATTACAATCCTTCAACTGACAATACTGAAATTACCAACTTAAAAAACCGCATCAAACTACTTAATGATCGTTTTGATTATCAAGAATACAATGATAAAAACAATGCATACAAAGAAGTAAAAAGAGAATTAGTTAAACTTGAACATAAACAAAATATTATCCAAAATAGCTTAAACAACTTAGATAATAGATTATCTAACTTAAAACGTCAATTAACTGATATAGAAAATCAAACTGATTCTTCAAATAGTCCTGTTAACAAAAAGAATAAAGATCAGAAATTTCCTGTTTTCCCTAACCCTATTGAAAAACCTAAAAATGACAATGGTTTAGGAAATGGAAATCAACCAGGAAATACTAATCCAGGCGGAAATAATCAAGGTGATAATGGAAACACTAGAGAAAATTCTCATCCTGAAAACGGTAACCAAGGCGGAAGCTCTAACATGGGATCATCAAACCAAGGGGGGGGAGAAAACAACAGAGGAACAAATCCACCTCAACCACCAGTAATTCCACCATTCTTTAATCAAAATTACACTAAACAAAATTCTTATCCTGATTATATTAGTAGATACAATAGTAAATTTGTTTCTGCAGAAACTATTTATCAAGAAATTTATGACAGAACCTTCTCACTTCAATTACCAACAAGATTAAACGATCCTACTCTTTCAAATGACATATTATCTAATAATCAAGGTACTGGTTGATTATTAGATTATCATAGATATACCAATACCAATAAATACAAATTATTTATCGCTACTAACTTACACGTTTTAGGAAACTTTAGTAATGCTAATAGTCAACAAGTATTAAATGAATTAAACTATGTTGATCCTACAGGTAATACACCTGCAGGTGTAGCTTTAGGTAAAACTGAGCATACACCTACAAGTTTTGCATCTATACCTAATTTATCTTATAGTCAATTTATTAATCAACGTGGTGGAAGTGTTAAATATTATGGAAGTGAACAATTCTTTACCACCGATAGAGGATTTAGTAGTACTTATAACAGTACTACTTATACACCAAATGTATATACTTCATCTCCACAAATAGTGTTTGCAGCAGTAGATTATATTTCTGATAAAGCATATAATCAATTTAAACCAATGATTGATACTTTATGAAATACTTATAAACAACAATACCCTGATTCTGAAGCAGTAGAAGGATATAATAAATTAACCAATAAGAAAATTCCGTTCTATACAGACTTTGGAGTTATTGAATTTGATGTTGATTTAGATCATGCTGATGAAACATTTAGAGGTTGAATTAATAAAGCTGTATCTGCAGTAGATAACTATATAGCTAGAACCAAACAATCAGGATTACCAAATACATTAACTGGTTCAAACTTTATGACTTTAGATTACTTATCTAAAGGAAGAGATTTATCTCAAACTAATCCTGAATATGCTTTTGGATTATCTAATGCTAAAAATATTTATATTGCAGGATATCCAAGAAATACTGATGGTACAACTTTATGAATGCAAAATAATCCTACTGAAAGAAATGGTAATACTATAAGTTACTTTAGACCGCCAAAAAACGTAGATGCTTTTGCTTATTCTACAAATGATGCTAATAGTAAGATTGAAGTAGGTAATATATCTATTTATACTGATGTATGAAATAGACCATTTGTAGACTTCTATGGATTTAACTATAACATTAGATTCTCATCATTATTCTTTGGAGCTAGTGGTTCAGTTGCGTATAATGATTTTGGAGAAATTGTAGGTATTTATAATAATACTTCTCAAAGTACTAAATTTGGTGATCTATTAAAAAGTGCTACCTTTGCTCCATTTTTACAAACAGCAAATATTTCTACTCCTATTGGAACTATATATGCATATAATTTAATTGATGGAACAGATAAAAATCTGTTCCCTGAACAAACTCATTCATTTAGAGATAATTTAAGACTTATTTATAAAAATGGTTTCTCTGACGGAACCAGAACAACAGCTTTATTCCCACAAGGCTACTAA
- a CDS encoding MSC_0619 family F1-like ATPase alpha subunit encodes MKANSKLPVISAIFDYVLELTGEFNYKQNQLFQLVNDNQGHKLLLVSATKTKAYCLFNGDITQSLIGQAVEPIAFEGVIKTNKNIFGTILNISNQVLFPNNYQLSDSYYQTESRIFNKPNGLLEYQPLEEQLHTGYVSIDLLIPIGKGQRELIIGDRKTGKTHLALNTIINQKGKNIKCIYVAIGQQQSQVANIYQTLKQNGAMDYTFIIEATSSSPFDQFLAPYVGMAHAENIVSDSDVLIIFDDLSAHANIYREIALLTNKPVGKEAFPGDMFFAHSRLLERSGKFKGKKSITALPILQTIENDITSLIASNIISITDGQIVTNSELFALAKLPAVDIDLSVSRIGGNVQKAHISKVASEVGKIYKAYKRQIKLASLKYDLNDETNSLITNGALVENMFIQKGVSVYSEDTMFLTSKLIAWGVFKGVLDIPLALKFIDALIKVNATAREIFSNLLHQKQANDTLAKNYFTYRLDEFAKSQDLNWNIKPAAEFIPLSKDELATIIQKMEVK; translated from the coding sequence ATGAAAGCTAATTCAAAATTACCAGTAATTAGTGCGATTTTTGATTATGTATTAGAGCTAACTGGTGAATTTAATTACAAACAAAACCAGTTATTCCAATTAGTTAATGACAACCAAGGACATAAATTATTATTAGTTTCAGCAACTAAAACTAAAGCTTATTGTTTATTTAATGGTGATATTACTCAATCTTTAATTGGTCAAGCAGTAGAACCTATCGCTTTTGAAGGGGTAATTAAAACTAACAAAAACATTTTTGGAACTATTTTAAACATTTCAAACCAAGTATTATTCCCAAATAACTATCAACTAAGTGATAGTTATTATCAAACAGAAAGTAGAATTTTTAATAAACCTAATGGATTATTAGAATATCAACCATTAGAAGAACAATTACATACAGGTTATGTATCAATTGACTTATTAATTCCAATTGGTAAAGGTCAAAGAGAGTTAATTATTGGAGATAGAAAAACTGGTAAAACTCACTTAGCGTTAAATACTATTATCAACCAAAAAGGTAAAAACATTAAATGTATTTATGTTGCTATTGGACAACAACAATCTCAAGTTGCTAACATTTATCAAACTTTAAAACAAAATGGAGCAATGGATTATACTTTTATTATTGAAGCAACTTCAAGTAGTCCATTTGATCAATTTTTAGCTCCATATGTTGGTATGGCTCATGCAGAAAATATTGTAAGTGATAGTGATGTATTAATTATCTTTGATGATTTAAGTGCTCATGCAAACATTTATCGTGAAATTGCTTTATTAACTAATAAACCAGTAGGTAAAGAAGCATTCCCTGGGGATATGTTCTTTGCTCATTCTAGATTATTAGAAAGAAGTGGTAAATTCAAAGGTAAAAAATCAATTACTGCTTTACCAATTCTTCAAACTATTGAAAATGATATTACTTCATTAATTGCTTCAAACATTATTTCAATTACTGATGGTCAAATTGTAACTAATAGTGAATTATTTGCTTTAGCTAAATTACCTGCAGTTGATATTGATTTATCTGTAAGTAGAATTGGGGGTAATGTTCAAAAAGCTCACATTTCTAAAGTAGCTAGTGAAGTTGGAAAAATCTATAAAGCATACAAGAGACAAATTAAACTTGCTTCATTAAAATATGACTTAAATGATGAAACTAATAGCTTAATTACTAACGGTGCATTAGTTGAAAATATGTTTATCCAAAAAGGTGTATCAGTATATTCAGAAGATACTATGTTTTTAACTTCAAAATTAATTGCTTGAGGTGTATTTAAAGGAGTATTAGACATTCCTTTAGCTTTAAAATTCATTGATGCTTTAATTAAAGTTAATGCTACTGCTAGAGAGATTTTTAGCAACTTATTACACCAAAAACAAGCTAATGATACTTTAGCTAAAAACTACTTTACATATAGACTTGATGAATTTGCTAAAAGTCAAGATTTAAATTGAAATATTAAACCTGCTGCTGAATTTATTCCTTTATCAAAAGATGAATTAGCAACAATTATTCAAAAAATGGAGGTTAAATAA